A DNA window from Chelativorans sp. AA-79 contains the following coding sequences:
- a CDS encoding SIR2 family protein, whose protein sequence is MLAEIKNAYLNGRLMLLFGAGASSGSRDSEMIELPMGDDLAKELADLMGWRYNGEALSTVYSAINATDSARLHSFLRTRLTNTKPSPELQTLASFPWSRIFTLNIDDCAETALRKSGMQNVQVFARNSPLEEIDPIFKTVQLIKLNGSADRPEDGFIFSPQEYGEGSNRLPIWYRELGQNHSNYTFVFIGSRLNEPLFQHAMAEMRSIVKRAPLQGYVITPSASEIDKHHLGSLNLIHVPGTLKDFAEWLSRELPQRPTGWELATARRPELRNINRALTEPQKRALNSVTLVSADILPRSGSDHALGAIREFYKGYKPRWVDILDGIPAELAFIQDFSKLVEEGYEARKCIALVGPAGSGKSTALMLTALHLSKVSNTPIYFLREAVSDLKEVVVALEQINSSGFYLFIDKMEAMHNEVAELLEGPQTRHVCIVASERLNIWNRRVKATVEPVISKVFKVEKIRKADARRILEKLEKFGPWTRLQQMAPEQRVTEIYNRADRQLLIGLMEATTGLGFTKIIDNDFKSVGDDRHKKFLTIVGLASIHRSTLSSHIVGTALSNLGIAEDVNVLSRETEGIIVTDGKKYSARHPVYVRELFEKVVPTTMIKDCLIAVLEAFSDYEAPVIKHVGKADGVVFKSIINHRFVKEMMRNDEEKVRSVYEAFETKFHIDGLYWLQYGLALRDFGKHTEAREKLKTAREAFNSPQIEHAYAQQLMIIASMSPNWDDAQPLLNEAIEALRELNRVADAADSYPIVTLAEGHISVMLKFFGVEGTQTVAQQYANELLAAHRRHPGTRLQEAVSNVVTLATTGSWKEAYGPGYLEEK, encoded by the coding sequence ATGTTGGCTGAAATAAAGAATGCCTATTTGAATGGTCGGCTAATGCTTCTGTTTGGCGCCGGCGCCTCCTCCGGATCGCGCGACTCGGAAATGATCGAACTACCGATGGGTGATGATCTTGCCAAGGAGCTCGCCGACTTGATGGGATGGCGCTACAACGGCGAGGCCCTCAGCACAGTCTACTCGGCAATCAACGCGACCGACTCTGCGCGACTCCATTCGTTTCTAAGAACGCGATTGACCAACACGAAGCCTTCGCCGGAGCTGCAAACTCTTGCGTCATTTCCCTGGTCCCGCATTTTTACGCTGAATATCGATGACTGCGCCGAGACAGCGCTACGCAAATCGGGAATGCAGAATGTTCAGGTCTTTGCACGAAATTCCCCGCTCGAAGAAATTGATCCGATATTCAAAACTGTCCAGCTCATTAAGTTAAATGGCTCGGCTGATCGACCGGAAGACGGCTTCATATTTTCGCCCCAAGAGTACGGCGAGGGTTCAAATCGTCTCCCCATTTGGTATCGCGAGCTAGGTCAAAATCATAGCAACTACACGTTTGTCTTCATAGGCAGCAGGTTAAACGAACCGCTCTTTCAACATGCCATGGCAGAGATGCGCTCGATAGTAAAAAGAGCGCCGCTACAAGGTTATGTGATAACCCCCTCTGCAAGTGAGATCGACAAACATCACCTCGGCAGCCTCAATCTCATCCACGTGCCGGGTACACTCAAGGATTTCGCGGAGTGGCTCAGCCGCGAATTGCCACAACGTCCAACTGGATGGGAGCTTGCCACCGCACGGCGTCCAGAGTTGCGTAACATCAATCGAGCGCTCACCGAACCACAAAAGCGCGCTCTAAATAGTGTCACGCTCGTAAGCGCAGATATCCTTCCACGATCCGGCTCCGACCACGCCCTTGGAGCAATCCGTGAGTTTTACAAGGGATATAAGCCGCGCTGGGTTGACATACTTGATGGTATTCCCGCCGAACTTGCCTTTATTCAAGATTTCTCAAAGCTTGTTGAAGAAGGGTACGAAGCTAGAAAGTGTATAGCCTTGGTTGGGCCCGCCGGATCCGGCAAAAGTACTGCGCTGATGCTCACTGCGCTGCACCTCAGCAAAGTCTCGAACACACCCATCTATTTTCTGAGAGAGGCGGTCAGCGATCTTAAGGAGGTCGTCGTTGCGTTGGAGCAGATCAACTCGTCGGGGTTCTACTTGTTCATCGACAAGATGGAGGCGATGCACAACGAGGTTGCAGAACTGTTAGAGGGCCCGCAGACAAGGCATGTTTGCATCGTCGCTTCGGAGAGGCTCAACATCTGGAACAGACGGGTGAAAGCCACGGTAGAGCCTGTCATTTCCAAGGTGTTTAAGGTCGAGAAGATTCGCAAGGCAGATGCCAGAAGGATACTAGAAAAGCTGGAGAAATTCGGGCCTTGGACGCGCTTGCAGCAGATGGCGCCGGAGCAGCGCGTCACAGAAATATACAATAGGGCAGATCGGCAACTCCTCATAGGCTTGATGGAAGCAACGACCGGCCTCGGATTTACGAAAATCATCGACAACGATTTCAAGAGTGTGGGTGATGATCGGCACAAAAAATTTCTTACTATTGTCGGCCTGGCGAGCATTCACAGATCGACGCTGAGTTCCCACATTGTAGGAACGGCCCTTTCTAACCTCGGCATCGCAGAAGACGTCAATGTCTTATCGCGTGAGACCGAGGGCATTATAGTGACCGACGGTAAGAAGTATTCTGCGCGACACCCGGTATATGTTCGCGAGCTATTTGAAAAAGTCGTGCCAACAACGATGATCAAGGATTGCCTCATCGCCGTTCTCGAAGCCTTTTCTGACTATGAGGCCCCGGTAATTAAGCATGTGGGAAAGGCTGATGGTGTCGTTTTCAAATCAATCATAAATCATCGCTTCGTAAAGGAGATGATGCGCAACGATGAGGAAAAAGTCCGATCTGTTTACGAAGCATTCGAGACGAAATTTCATATTGATGGCCTTTATTGGCTCCAATATGGCCTTGCGCTCCGCGATTTCGGCAAGCATACGGAAGCGCGCGAAAAACTGAAGACCGCGCGCGAAGCTTTTAATTCCCCGCAAATCGAACACGCCTATGCCCAGCAACTCATGATTATCGCTTCGATGTCCCCGAATTGGGACGATGCCCAGCCGCTGCTCAATGAAGCGATAGAGGCGCTGCGCGAACTTAACCGTGTGGCTGACGCAGCCGACTCATATCCCATCGTGACGCTGGCCGAAGGTCACATTTCGGTCATGCTGAAGTTCTTCGGTGTCGAAGGCACCCAGACAGTTGCGCAGCAATATGCCAACGAACTGCTCGCAGCGCACAGGAGGCACCCCGGCACTCGTCTCCAAGAGGCAGTGAGTAACGTAGTGACCCTCGCAACCACCGGCAGTTGGAAGGAGGCATATGGGCCGGGGTATCTTGAAGAGAAGTAG
- a CDS encoding VOC family protein, translated as MALASLGYIGVRSSRTADWQSFATDLLGMQQVDAGGKIRAFRMDDRKQRLIVSGEGDEGLDFMGWEIESPGALDALAGRLENAGVAVRLEGISLADQRHVTRLISFSDPEGNRLEVFCGPDIASEPFLAGRPISGFKTGSLGMGHAVLHARDVDVLLPFYRDLLGFQVTDYGLKPFKLYFFHLNGRHHSFAMVGTGRKGMHHFMVELLSLDDVGQGYDLAQQEDGRVAYTLGRHSNDHMTSFYANSPSGFFVEYGWGARVIDPATWQPHETFDGPSYWGHERLYMPEDSPDRARLCEMRLDAARRGMRAADPACNCAWLDSIVSNE; from the coding sequence ATGGCACTCGCATCGCTCGGATATATAGGCGTCCGCTCCTCGCGGACGGCTGACTGGCAGAGCTTCGCGACCGATCTTCTCGGCATGCAGCAGGTTGATGCCGGCGGCAAGATTCGTGCCTTCCGTATGGACGATCGCAAGCAGCGCCTGATCGTGTCGGGGGAAGGCGACGAAGGCCTGGACTTCATGGGCTGGGAGATCGAAAGCCCGGGAGCGCTCGATGCGCTCGCCGGCCGTCTCGAGAATGCCGGCGTCGCGGTGCGCCTTGAAGGGATTTCGCTGGCCGACCAGCGCCATGTGACGCGGCTGATCTCGTTCTCGGACCCGGAGGGCAATCGGCTCGAAGTGTTCTGCGGACCCGATATCGCTTCGGAACCGTTCCTCGCCGGCAGGCCGATTTCCGGCTTCAAGACGGGGTCGCTGGGAATGGGCCATGCGGTGCTTCACGCCCGGGACGTGGATGTCCTCCTGCCATTCTATCGCGACCTGCTGGGCTTCCAGGTCACCGACTACGGACTCAAGCCTTTCAAGCTCTATTTCTTCCACCTCAATGGCCGTCACCATTCCTTCGCCATGGTCGGGACCGGCCGCAAGGGCATGCACCACTTCATGGTCGAACTGCTTTCGCTGGACGATGTCGGGCAGGGCTACGATCTTGCCCAGCAGGAGGACGGCCGCGTCGCCTATACGCTGGGCCGCCACTCGAACGACCACATGACGAGCTTCTACGCCAATTCGCCATCGGGCTTCTTCGTGGAATATGGCTGGGGAGCACGGGTCATCGACCCGGCAACCTGGCAGCCCCACGAAACCTTCGACGGACCAAGCTACTGGGGGCATGAGCGCCTCTACATGCCCGAGGATTCGCCCGACCGCGCGCGGTTGTGCGAGATGCGGCTCGATGCGGCCCGGCGCGGAATGCGCGCCGCCGATCCCGCCTGCAACTGCGCCTGGCTTGACAGCATCGTCAGCAACGAGTGA
- a CDS encoding IS630 family transposase (programmed frameshift) → MARAYGEDLRMRVLDAAAAGASARSVAARFGVGVSTAIVWIRRARENGERSARRQGKPRGSRLDAHETFVVAMIEANKDVTLNEMVERLAAERSVCIGRSALSAWLRGRGWTFKKKSAHALEQDRPDVLKRRQDWFEGQLDLDPARLVFIDETGLSTKMARLRGRAPCGERCRAGMPHGHWKTTTFTGALRLSGMTAPFVYDGAMNGTVFLAYVEQVLVPTLRRGDVVIMDNLPAHKAAGVRDAIEQAGATLMFLPPYSPDFNPIENAFSKLKALLRAKAERTIKALWDTAGALLDQFTPAECANYFRAAGYDPD, encoded by the exons ATGGCTCGAGCTTACGGTGAGGATCTTCGGATGCGGGTTCTGGATGCTGCAGCGGCAGGCGCTTCGGCGCGCTCCGTCGCGGCACGGTTTGGCGTCGGCGTTTCGACGGCAATTGTCTGGATCAGGCGGGCGCGTGAGAACGGGGAACGCTCGGCGCGGCGTCAGGGCAAGCCGCGGGGCTCACGCCTGGATGCGCACGAGACGTTCGTTGTTGCCATGATCGAGGCGAACAAGGACGTGACGCTGAACGAGATGGTCGAGCGGCTCGCAGCCGAGCGCTCCGTGTGTATCGGCCGCAGTGCCCTGAGCGCCTGGCTGCGCGGGCGGGGCTGGACGTTCAA AAAAAAGTCCGCGCATGCATTGGAGCAGGACCGTCCTGATGTCCTGAAGCGCCGGCAGGATTGGTTCGAAGGCCAACTCGACCTCGACCCTGCCAGGCTTGTCTTCATCGATGAGACCGGCCTGTCCACCAAGATGGCCCGCCTGCGGGGTCGCGCGCCATGCGGCGAACGCTGCCGAGCCGGCATGCCGCATGGGCACTGGAAAACCACCACCTTCACCGGCGCACTGCGCCTGTCCGGCATGACCGCGCCCTTCGTCTACGATGGCGCCATGAATGGCACCGTCTTCCTCGCTTATGTCGAGCAGGTCCTGGTCCCCACCCTGAGGCGCGGCGATGTCGTCATCATGGACAACTTGCCGGCACACAAGGCAGCAGGCGTCCGCGACGCGATCGAGCAAGCCGGTGCAACCCTCATGTTCCTGCCGCCCTATAGCCCGGACTTCAACCCCATCGAGAATGCCTTCTCAAAGCTCAAAGCGCTCCTGCGGGCAAAAGCCGAGCGCACCATCAAAGCGCTCTGGGATACCGCTGGCGCACTCCTCGACCAGTTCACTCCCGCAGAATGCGCAAACTACTTCAGGGCTGCTGGATATGACCCGGATTAA
- a CDS encoding NAD(P)H-quinone oxidoreductase — MRAVRFDRPGGPDVLYVGTADRPVARRDEVVIKVSAAGVNRPDVSQRLGRYPVPPDASPILGLEVAGVVAEVGSGVNTLQRGDRVMALVHGGGYAEFCPADARHVMPIPEGLKCVEAAAFPEVAMTVEFNMVMRAGLKEGETVLIHGGSSGIGSYAIARANSLGATAITTSRGADKAAFCRLTGAALAIDSSAGEWVDEVMAFTSGSGVDVVLDMVGGDYTDRNLACMAADGRYALISLQGGASATVNLEPVLRRRLMLVGSTLRPLVPETKAAIAERLARDVLPLLCEARLRPHIHATFDIEDVGEAHRTLERNDHFGKLVLTIGEVSS; from the coding sequence ATGCGCGCCGTCCGTTTCGATAGACCCGGAGGTCCGGACGTCCTGTATGTCGGCACCGCCGACAGGCCGGTCGCGAGGCGGGACGAAGTTGTCATCAAGGTCAGCGCTGCCGGGGTCAATCGTCCCGATGTCTCCCAGCGTCTCGGTCGCTATCCGGTGCCGCCGGACGCCAGCCCTATCCTGGGATTGGAGGTGGCGGGCGTGGTTGCCGAAGTCGGCAGCGGCGTGAACACCCTCCAGCGGGGCGACCGGGTGATGGCGCTCGTTCACGGCGGCGGCTATGCCGAGTTCTGCCCGGCGGACGCCCGGCACGTCATGCCGATTCCGGAAGGCCTGAAGTGCGTCGAAGCAGCCGCATTCCCGGAAGTTGCGATGACCGTCGAATTCAACATGGTCATGCGAGCCGGCCTGAAAGAAGGAGAGACCGTCCTGATCCATGGCGGATCGTCGGGGATCGGATCTTACGCGATAGCGAGGGCGAACAGTCTCGGCGCAACCGCGATCACGACCTCGCGCGGTGCCGACAAAGCCGCTTTCTGCCGGCTTACAGGAGCCGCGTTGGCGATCGACTCGTCGGCTGGCGAATGGGTCGATGAGGTCATGGCCTTCACCAGCGGCAGCGGTGTCGATGTCGTTCTCGACATGGTCGGCGGCGACTACACAGACCGCAATCTGGCGTGCATGGCCGCGGACGGGCGCTACGCACTGATATCGCTTCAGGGCGGTGCGAGCGCGACCGTCAATCTCGAACCGGTACTGCGCCGGCGGCTGATGCTAGTCGGCTCGACGTTGCGCCCGCTGGTTCCCGAGACAAAAGCAGCCATTGCCGAGCGGCTCGCGCGGGACGTCCTGCCGCTACTCTGCGAAGCACGGCTGCGCCCGCACATTCACGCCACCTTCGACATCGAAGACGTTGGCGAAGCGCACCGCACCTTGGAACGAAACGATCATTTCGGAAAGCTCGTCCTCACGATTGGCGAAGTCTCGTCTTAG
- a CDS encoding AlpA family phage regulatory protein: MLYIPPTSDGANRTPPLSKILLSRADLKALGITVSDTTLLRWEYDKRFPRRVRLAGTSVAWIAAEVHAWLAERAEERSRHVYADPH, from the coding sequence ATGCTCTATATCCCACCCACATCAGACGGGGCCAACCGAACGCCCCCACTATCCAAGATCTTGCTTTCCCGTGCGGACCTCAAAGCCCTCGGCATAACCGTGAGCGACACCACCCTGCTTCGTTGGGAATACGACAAGCGTTTTCCCCGGCGCGTTCGTCTCGCCGGAACGAGCGTCGCATGGATCGCGGCGGAGGTGCACGCCTGGCTCGCCGAGCGGGCCGAGGAACGCAGCCGGCACGTTTACGCCGATCCTCACTGA
- a CDS encoding site-specific integrase, whose amino-acid sequence MRKKLTTKLIDALPPAEGKRYEVRDTLVPGLHIRVSATGAKVWYLAIRVEGRLRRIKLGTYPVISLSDAREQAQSTLRDIALGKYAESAPGSSEAPTPTLGDVIPQFIDLYAKPRNRDWQGTKRILTKFSTLDTKPIDQIKRADVVRVLDGMVANGTPTRANRALAAIKKVMSWCVDRGMIEVSPIAGLKAPAKEVARERVLTDGELAACWNAAVAEGFPFAAFVQILILTGQRRGEVAGMRWSELDLAKGTWTIPAKRAKNANAHIVPLAPLAVDILKSVPRFLGSDLVFTTTGKTAVSGFGRLKRRLEDAVGLDAEDWWLHDIRRTVATNMAIMRIQPHIIEAVLNHKTGIVSGVAAVYNRHAYLEEKREALERWADHVERLVARDIKILHHASRGAEAVALT is encoded by the coding sequence ATGCGCAAGAAGCTGACCACGAAACTGATCGATGCATTGCCGCCGGCAGAGGGCAAGCGCTACGAGGTGCGCGACACCCTCGTGCCGGGGCTGCATATTCGTGTGTCAGCTACAGGGGCCAAGGTCTGGTATCTGGCGATACGCGTCGAGGGGCGCTTGCGTCGCATTAAGCTCGGCACGTACCCGGTCATTTCGCTCTCGGATGCCCGTGAGCAGGCCCAAAGCACTTTGCGCGATATCGCCCTCGGCAAATACGCCGAGAGCGCTCCTGGGTCGTCTGAGGCGCCGACACCGACGCTTGGCGATGTCATCCCCCAGTTCATCGACCTCTACGCCAAGCCGCGCAACCGCGACTGGCAGGGCACCAAGCGCATCCTCACGAAGTTCTCGACGCTCGATACGAAGCCGATCGACCAGATCAAGCGGGCCGACGTGGTGCGCGTGCTTGACGGCATGGTTGCGAACGGGACGCCGACGCGGGCGAACCGGGCACTGGCCGCCATCAAGAAGGTGATGAGCTGGTGCGTCGACCGCGGCATGATCGAGGTCTCGCCCATTGCCGGCTTGAAGGCACCTGCGAAGGAAGTGGCGCGCGAGCGCGTGCTGACCGACGGCGAACTCGCCGCCTGCTGGAATGCCGCCGTAGCCGAGGGTTTCCCCTTCGCCGCCTTCGTGCAAATCCTAATCCTCACGGGCCAACGGCGCGGCGAGGTCGCGGGCATGCGCTGGTCGGAACTCGATCTCGCTAAGGGTACATGGACGATCCCAGCAAAGCGCGCCAAGAATGCCAACGCGCATATCGTGCCGCTGGCGCCGTTAGCGGTCGACATCCTGAAATCCGTCCCGCGCTTCCTCGGCTCGGACCTCGTGTTCACGACAACCGGCAAGACGGCGGTCTCGGGCTTTGGGCGCCTCAAGCGCCGGCTCGAGGATGCGGTCGGTCTCGATGCCGAGGATTGGTGGCTCCACGACATCCGGCGCACCGTCGCCACCAATATGGCGATCATGCGCATCCAGCCCCACATCATCGAGGCCGTGCTCAATCACAAGACGGGTATCGTCTCCGGCGTCGCCGCCGTCTACAATCGCCACGCGTATCTGGAGGAAAAGCGCGAGGCGTTGGAGCGGTGGGCTGATCATGTCGAAAGACTCGTAGCCCGCGACATCAAGATCTTGCATCATGCCTCCAGAGGCGCCGAGGCCGTTGCCCTAACCTAA
- a CDS encoding glutathione S-transferase C-terminal domain-containing protein, with product MDFIVGSVQMRGRTFIRMPHKFVDDPACHAALQTHGRQQVRNGLAQIETTLGDNPFLLGRFGIADAAALYILDWAVRDDIELSSALGAYRRRLGTRPSFSASADNWGPI from the coding sequence TTGGATTTCATCGTCGGCTCGGTGCAGATGCGCGGTCGCACATTCATCAGGATGCCGCACAAGTTCGTGGACGATCCTGCATGTCACGCCGCGCTGCAGACCCACGGCCGTCAGCAGGTAAGAAATGGATTGGCGCAGATCGAGACGACGCTTGGCGACAACCCGTTCCTGCTGGGGCGTTTTGGCATAGCGGATGCCGCTGCACTCTACATCCTCGACTGGGCTGTGCGCGATGACATCGAACTGAGCAGCGCACTTGGAGCATACCGGAGGCGGCTGGGTACACGGCCCTCCTTCTCCGCCTCCGCTGATAACTGGGGACCAATCTAG
- a CDS encoding AAA family ATPase, with protein sequence MKSKIVSVNFSKAGIDHAASVLDNVRWKPDGGFTARCPAHDDRRNSLSVSEGDRGKLLAYCHAGCSFEEVAEALNALGVSASAPKTRPKRSKAEEDGLRRVRFVGSKTPDPDFEDICGREPDHVYPYTDTRGRRIGFTVRFDDKKGKRFFQITPWRDDLGRICWRMADFAHPRPLYNLEDLGLADDDPVLIVEGEKAADAAADIFPSHVVLTWHGGANAVRKSDWSPLMGFDVVIWPDADDPGLAAADAIARELRVVGAASVRIVDLPDVLPRGWDLADEVPEGVDVSALVRDAKPVGENLVNFLLSAKALAAMEIPPREMIVAPFLAANSINLLYARRGLGKTWVGITMAKAVALGTDFLAYEVPEARRVLFIDGEMPLSMLQERFQAAGADDIDMIDILPSEIMHRDFHALNINREEDRELITAMLERMAEQDRNPSLIILDNLSSLRMGVEENDNSALDQILLWLLSLRHKGYAILVVHHASKSGDQRGASRLEDLLDTTIKLLPSSEPSGSGAAFDLEFTKTRGVSPEPDHLTLNLVMGGDGLLDWDYGEARKVGPQDTTLRSIYYGPHGDASAPFARQKDLAEALDLQPAAISKHMRYLRRDELVEVGKDAITVTEKGKVHLAALFPGESFE encoded by the coding sequence ATGAAATCCAAGATCGTCTCCGTCAACTTCTCCAAGGCCGGCATCGACCATGCCGCCAGTGTGCTCGACAACGTGCGATGGAAGCCGGATGGCGGCTTCACCGCCCGATGCCCGGCGCATGACGACAGGCGCAACAGCCTCAGCGTGAGCGAAGGCGACCGGGGCAAGCTGCTCGCCTACTGCCATGCCGGCTGCAGCTTCGAGGAGGTCGCCGAGGCGCTCAATGCGCTCGGCGTCTCGGCCAGTGCGCCGAAGACGAGGCCCAAGAGGTCGAAAGCCGAGGAGGATGGCCTGCGCCGCGTGCGGTTCGTCGGCAGCAAGACGCCCGATCCCGACTTCGAGGACATCTGCGGACGCGAGCCCGATCATGTCTATCCGTACACGGACACGCGGGGGCGCCGGATCGGATTCACCGTGAGGTTCGATGATAAAAAGGGAAAGCGCTTCTTCCAGATCACACCGTGGCGCGACGATCTCGGCCGCATCTGCTGGCGCATGGCGGATTTCGCGCACCCGAGGCCGCTCTATAACCTCGAAGACCTCGGCCTTGCCGACGATGATCCGGTGCTGATCGTCGAGGGCGAAAAGGCCGCCGATGCCGCCGCCGACATTTTCCCCTCTCACGTGGTGCTGACATGGCACGGCGGCGCCAATGCAGTGCGCAAGTCGGACTGGTCGCCGCTCATGGGCTTCGACGTGGTGATCTGGCCGGACGCCGATGATCCGGGCCTTGCCGCTGCCGATGCGATCGCCCGCGAATTGCGCGTGGTGGGCGCCGCGTCGGTCAGAATCGTCGATCTACCGGACGTGCTGCCCAGGGGCTGGGACCTGGCCGACGAGGTGCCCGAAGGCGTCGATGTCTCCGCATTGGTGCGCGATGCCAAGCCCGTGGGCGAGAACCTCGTCAACTTTCTGCTGTCGGCAAAGGCGCTGGCGGCCATGGAAATCCCGCCCCGCGAGATGATCGTTGCGCCGTTCCTCGCCGCCAACAGCATCAACCTGCTCTACGCCCGGCGCGGGCTGGGCAAGACTTGGGTCGGCATCACCATGGCCAAGGCCGTGGCCCTCGGCACCGACTTCCTCGCCTATGAGGTGCCGGAAGCGCGGCGCGTCCTGTTCATCGACGGCGAGATGCCGCTGTCCATGCTGCAGGAGCGCTTCCAGGCGGCTGGGGCCGACGACATCGACATGATCGACATCCTCCCCTCGGAGATCATGCACCGGGACTTCCACGCCCTCAACATCAACCGCGAGGAAGACCGGGAGCTGATCACCGCCATGCTGGAGCGCATGGCCGAGCAGGACCGCAATCCGAGTCTGATCATCCTCGACAACCTCTCCTCGCTGCGCATGGGGGTGGAGGAGAACGACAATTCGGCGCTCGACCAGATCCTGCTTTGGCTATTGAGCTTGCGCCACAAGGGCTATGCCATCCTTGTGGTCCACCACGCGAGCAAGTCGGGTGACCAGCGCGGCGCGTCCCGGCTCGAGGACCTACTGGACACCACGATCAAATTGTTGCCGTCCTCGGAGCCGTCGGGATCAGGGGCAGCCTTCGACCTCGAATTCACCAAGACGCGCGGCGTCAGTCCCGAACCCGACCATCTCACGTTGAACCTCGTTATGGGCGGAGACGGGCTGCTCGACTGGGACTATGGGGAGGCGCGCAAGGTCGGCCCTCAGGACACCACCCTGCGCAGCATCTATTATGGTCCCCATGGTGACGCCTCGGCGCCGTTCGCGAGGCAGAAGGATTTGGCCGAGGCGCTCGACCTCCAGCCGGCCGCCATCAGCAAACACATGCGCTATTTGCGCCGTGACGAGCTGGTGGAGGTGGGTAAGGATGCCATCACGGTTACCGAGAAGGGCAAAGTGCATTTGGCCGCGCTGTTTCCCGGCGAGTCCTTCGAATGA
- a CDS encoding DNA-primase RepB domain-containing protein — protein sequence MTEISQNDGARPNGGKQKAEVVEIGALREQVRTAREKEKAGDGGGNSNATKAADFIFALFARCLDESEITLMTYEWTAGLRVISQFRLYAHFLIEVLMKEQPVEDFELFFQLGARRPDGSFEPTRFGGFDTGTVHPTAYDPVPAAYWETSPGRYQAVWDWGKAIPVEASVARLEALIHEYGGMLGTHHLDSYLRVPWSINHKANYGGPEVKMLHDGITAKAKAWMAARDR from the coding sequence ATGACTGAGATTTCTCAGAATGATGGCGCTCGCCCGAACGGCGGCAAGCAAAAGGCCGAGGTCGTGGAAATAGGCGCCCTCCGCGAACAGGTCAGGACGGCCCGTGAGAAGGAGAAAGCAGGAGACGGCGGAGGAAACTCCAACGCCACCAAGGCGGCCGATTTCATTTTCGCGCTTTTCGCGCGCTGTCTGGACGAGTCAGAGATCACGCTCATGACATATGAATGGACGGCCGGCCTTCGCGTCATCTCGCAATTCCGACTCTATGCCCACTTCCTGATAGAGGTGCTCATGAAGGAGCAGCCGGTGGAGGATTTCGAACTCTTCTTTCAGCTCGGTGCACGACGGCCTGATGGCAGCTTTGAGCCGACGCGTTTCGGCGGCTTCGACACCGGGACCGTCCATCCTACCGCCTATGACCCGGTGCCCGCCGCCTATTGGGAGACCTCACCGGGCCGCTATCAGGCGGTGTGGGACTGGGGCAAGGCCATTCCCGTGGAAGCATCGGTCGCGCGGCTGGAGGCGCTTATCCATGAATATGGCGGTATGCTCGGTACACACCATCTCGACAGCTATCTGCGCGTCCCGTGGTCGATCAATCACAAGGCCAACTACGGCGGCCCGGAGGTCAAGATGCTGCATGATGGCATCACGGCGAAGGCCAAGGCTTGGATGGCCGCGCGGGACCGGTAA
- a CDS encoding fumarylacetoacetate hydrolase family protein — MRVCSYIMPDGTRSYGVVDGKTLIDAGEALRDCHADLRAVIAAGALTELGKDASGERMALSDVTLLSPIPNPDKILCIGLNYMTHIKETGREAPKKPSIFTRYPSSIVGHGFDLLRPKASDWFDFEGELAVVIGKAGRAIPAANAYAHVAGYSCFNDGSIRDFQRHTTQFWAGKNFDRSGSMGPWLVTADAFGDPAVQSMETRLNGAVMQSTPISDLAFDVPALIEYISTVTELLPGDVIATGTPSGVGLFREPKLFMKAGDRVEVEISGIGTLANSIVDEG; from the coding sequence ATGCGTGTCTGTTCATACATTATGCCTGATGGAACCCGATCGTACGGCGTCGTCGACGGCAAAACGCTGATCGACGCCGGAGAAGCGCTCCGCGATTGCCATGCCGATTTGCGGGCCGTCATCGCAGCGGGAGCGCTCACCGAGCTGGGCAAGGATGCGAGCGGCGAGCGGATGGCGCTCTCCGATGTGACGCTCCTTTCGCCGATCCCAAACCCGGACAAGATCCTGTGCATCGGCCTCAACTATATGACCCACATCAAGGAGACGGGACGCGAGGCCCCGAAGAAGCCCTCCATCTTCACCCGCTATCCGTCGTCGATCGTCGGCCACGGCTTCGATCTGCTGCGACCAAAGGCTTCCGACTGGTTCGACTTCGAGGGTGAGCTTGCCGTTGTGATCGGCAAGGCGGGCCGGGCCATTCCCGCAGCGAACGCCTATGCCCATGTTGCCGGCTATAGCTGCTTCAACGACGGGTCGATTCGGGATTTCCAGCGCCACACCACGCAGTTCTGGGCCGGCAAGAACTTCGATCGCAGCGGCTCCATGGGTCCCTGGCTGGTGACCGCCGACGCCTTTGGCGACCCAGCCGTCCAGTCGATGGAGACCCGGCTGAACGGCGCGGTGATGCAGTCGACGCCCATCTCCGATCTGGCCTTCGACGTACCGGCGTTGATCGAATACATCTCCACGGTCACCGAACTGCTGCCGGGCGACGTCATCGCCACCGGCACGCCAAGTGGCGTGGGTCTGTTCCGCGAGCCCAAGCTGTTCATGAAGGCGGGGGACCGCGTCGAGGTCGAGATCAGCGGCATCGGCACGCTCGCCAACTCGATCGTTGACGAAGGCTAG